One Bacillus sp. E(2018) genomic window, TATAAAATGGCAGCTACAAGAATAAATGGCTTCAATAGTGAAATGGCCAGTAATGAGTAGACCTCTCTTATAAAGAGAGGTCTTTTTGTGCTCTATACAAGGTATAGGGGAATAGTGCTCTTTTTTACATATTAGCTCATAATCTCTTTTAAATGGAACATTATGAGACCCCTCTTCTCTATATTATGCCAGTTAGTGGTAAAATAAATGATGGATAGATTAAGGGAGAGTATAGTTTAATGAAAAAGAAGTTTGAGAATTTATTTTTAAATTGCATTAATGTTATTGAATGGTTAGAAAGTCCAGGTTTTTTAGATATGAAGAAAGCAGGGAATATCTTATACGGAATGTTTATTCTTGTAGGAGGAACTTTGTACTTTTTAGAGGGAAACAGTAGAATACTAGATAATATATTAATAGGACTGATGATGGTCACTGTATTTACTTTATTCTTAATCTTAAGTATTAAATTTTACTGGGTCAAACCTCCAAAATTTATAAGTAAGGAATCAACGAATCCCGCACAATTATTTAATAAATTTAGTCATGGGGCATTTTTGTACGGTATTATAATATATTCGTTTTTTTCCTCTTTTTTTGTTATTGGCATTGTTTTAGCCATTATGCAATTCATATTGGATATTAATATAAATGGAAGTAAGATGTTCTATAATGTATTTTTTATTACCTCTTCATTATTTACAATATTTTATTTTATGTATCATATTTCCATTAAAGGAATATCCACGAAGATTATTAAGGCTAGAATTAGGTTATATCTAGCGATAATAACTACAATTGCTGCTGGATTGTTTGGATTATCACTTAAGGAAATTTTGTTACCTTTAATAACTTACCTTGGTATTGGATTAGCTTGGTTATCCTATTTTGTAGAAAAAATTGAAAGTGAAGTTGAAATACAAGCTCTTAATAAAAACGTAAAAATGTGAATCATATGACTATATAAGAGAAACTAACCACATTTCTAATCGTAATTAACTAGAAGCGATTAGGAGGGGATTCAATGTTCAAACAAATATTATCAAGTGTCATGGTCGGATTGGTAGAGTGGATACCGTTATTCATACTCCAATCTTCATACCTGGTGAATACATACGGGGTGAAGTGATTCTTTATGGTGGCAATAAACCAAGAAGAATAGAAACCGTCACTCATTCTCTTGTTAAGACTTATAATTTTGGAAATGAAAACATTCATTATCCGTTCTTTAGTCATGAGATGGTTGTGGGTAAAGAGATTGGAAAGAACGAAGAGAAGCGTATTGCCTTCGGTTTTGTGCTACCTGAAAACCTTCCTGTACCTCTCTATGAAAAAGAACTATGGGTTAAAACGGATGTAGAGATACCTAAAACATTAGATCCTGAAGATAAAGATTATGTAGAAGTAAAGATGCATCCATTCATGGAACTGTGTATGAGCACATTTCAGGATGAGCTAGGGTTCACCGTGAATTTTCGAGAAGTGCTGATGGACAAACAAATCATAAAAGCGGTTAAGAGAGATTTTGCCTC contains:
- a CDS encoding sporulation protein, whose translation is MDTVIHTPIFIPGEYIRGEVILYGGNKPRRIETVTHSLVKTYNFGNENIHYPFFSHEMVVGKEIGKNEEKRIAFGFVLPENLPVPLYEKELWVKTDVEIPKTLDPEDKDYVEVKMHPFMELCMSTFQDELGFTVNFREVLMDKQIIKAVKRDFASMLDARQHVFLQSVRFKPTELYKEKYERLEIIFDVTPDSIDLYIYVIFKSTFSKLNSNPFNYVLLQLTKEISHYPNEITRRIKRFLDDLKKTDIADYVY